The Solanum pennellii chromosome 11, SPENNV200 genome contains a region encoding:
- the LOC107003929 gene encoding uncharacterized protein LOC107003929: MIIPEDIGQQPEIPKIEIPSFYANKRIIGLSTIIQELANNYLQGNAIWSYYSRDHLMIYANSREIRQTDMEEVQKWILSLLKPEATPTTRALKQGFISEELMTRYCKLIGHKYPDHICSKCNQGDDIIPDVQLE; this comes from the coding sequence ATGATAATACCGGAAGACATAGGGCAACAGCCAGAGATACCAAAAATTGAGATACCCAGTTTTTATGCAAACAAAAGAATAATTGGGTTATCAACTATCATACAAGAATTAGCTAACAACTATCTACAAGGAAATGCTATATGGAGCTATTATTCAAGAGATCATTTAATGATATATGCCAATTCACGAGAGATAAGACAAACAGATATGGAGGAAGTCCAGAAATggattttatccttattaaaaCCAGAAGCTACTCCAACAACTAGAGCACTAAAACAAGGATTCATCTCCGAAGAACTAATGACAAGATATTGCAAGCTAATTGGTCACAAATATCCAGACCATATATGTTCCAAGTGCAACCAAGGTGATGACATAATCCCAGACGTACAACTGGAGTAA